The sequence CATGGCGAAGTCCAGCCACGTCCATGTGTTGTTGTGGTACTCCAGGCACGGCAGCACCAGGTTCAGGTCGCCCCAGTCCACACTGTTTTTCTCCCCCTAGGTGACAGGGGTATCAGGGACGGTGCCCTAGGCCacctgtgccccctccccagcatgccctgccccaccagccccgcACCTTGTAGCTGACGCAGAGCGGCACCTGTGGGATCTTGATGTAGATGAAGGAGTTGTTCATGGCTGCGCGCTCCTTCATCTTGTCGATGTCATCCACGGGATGCTGGGGACAGAGCAGGAGCCgtgagcagaagggaaggagagggaacgCGGTGAAAGTTTATTAAATTGACTGCTGCTGATGCAAAACTCTTTGTGTATAACTAGGAACTGTTTAACTTGGACAGGGCGCTTAGGGAGTTGAAGAACAACTTTAAGGAGCAGGTAGTGTTTGTCCTGGGCCCCCTGAACAAACAAGACAGGAGCAGAACCATCCAGACAATTATAGTGTGCAGCTGTGTCACAACCACCAGTGGGTCACAACTACCACGCTCAGGTGTCTGGCCAAAGTCCCAGCCGCGCGTGAACCTTACGAATCAAAAGACGCTGCACGCCTGCACTTGGCATAAACTTAAAAGCTTGCTTACACTACTAGGTATGTAAACTTTTTCACTGAGTAGAGGTGGGCAAGCTGCGGAACTgggccagaagcctcacctaTGGGTGGATGCACCACATAGGAACTGCCCATTTCCCACTGGACTCCAGGTGCCAGCAGCAACAGGGTTCCCAGCTGAAGCATGGGCCTGGATGATGTTAAGGTGGTAACTGCTGATGTCtccttttcttagtctctgtGACGCTTCGCATTATGATATGCAATCAAATCAAATCACGATTTgatgctctgctgctcttgctcttttatcatattgcacATCACACCTAgtatgtttccttttatcatattgcatgctatttacCTTTATTGTATTGCAATATAAtgaactgcatttatttttatatttgatttggagTCCATTTTTGCTCGGTACACAGTCAGTCAGCAAAACTGGGGGGACAGCCAGGAAccagctgggaagggacagCTGGGCACTAGGCCATGGCATTGCTTCACCAGAGAGAGGTGAGAGCTGCTCTGGTGTGGTGTTAGAAAAACAAGATGCTGCAAGGATCACATCAAGCACGCAGGTGCTTGGCTGTAAAGGATGCAAATTCTCATGGcgggagggagcaggagaaaaTGGGACAGGCAAGCGGGTGGAGGACATGGCTTCCCAGCCCTACAGCTGAGGGACAAGACAGGCTCCACAGTGGGGCTCTCCCAGATTCCCCcctccaagcagcagcaggtacCTCGGGTGCTTTTCGGAATGATCTCCTGACCCCTGACGTCCGATTCAGTCCCTGAGTGACTCCCTTCCCTGGGCCCAGCGAGTCATCGGCCACGATCAGCTGCCGCGGCTTCACCACGGGGATCCCTGGGACAAACAGGGTGCGAGGCGGTGGCTGGGGTCTGGCTGGGGGTTAGCCATGACCCAaacccctctccagcttctctgctCTCTCCACCAGCTCCCCGCCCGCAGGGGAGATCATGAATCCCTATTCCTCGATGCGtgtcctgccagcagccacccacAAACAGATCCTGAGCTCGCAGCCAGAGCTGCTCAAGGACAGCGCTTGGGTGCCAGGGAGGAGGGCGATCACGAGTGTCTCACCTGTTGTCACCAGCTTAGATTTGTCTTCCTcatcccccacctcctcctcctccacatTGCGACCAGGGAAGAAGAAACCCATCATCCTGTGGAAGAACTGGTGGGTGAGCTGGATGGTGAGGGGTACCACGTTCACCTGTGGGGAGAGATGTAGAGGACggagacagtgggttgttttgacattgataatgtgcagctgtgatcctgcagcaaagacataaataactttgagggagtatgagaagaaacctggatgagacagaagcaaaggaggaatgtgatctaacctctagaagataaggaaatgGCATGAACAGCAGAGAGTAGCCTGTAGTGAACAGCAGCTGGGTGCGTGGACAGTAGAGTTTGAGCAATAATGAAGCTTTTAGCAGTGCATGTACGGAGTATAAACTTAGAAAAGCTGCAGCTAACAATAAAGGCCTTTGCTTCACAATCCTGACAAAGTCCATGCCTCGTACGCCACAAAGAGAGGCAGGTCAGAGCCTGGCACACGCTGCTGGCGCCCCACCAGGACCCTACCACCCCCCAGTCCGGCACCTCAAAGTGCTCCTTGATGGAGATGCCTCCCACCGGCGGCCGGACCTTGCTGAAAATCCTCAGCGCCAGCTGGCGCCCGGACTGGCAGGAGCTCTGGGGACGCAGCACCACCTGCAGGGAAGAGGACGGGTGGCCGGCATGAGGACAGGCCACCCTGGCCAGGCCACTCGTGGGTCCCCTGGGTGGCAGGGCTGGTCCCCCAGGCTGCCACTTGCCTTGTACACCGCGTTGGGCAGGAGGTTGTTCATCGTGACCCAGCCCAGTTCCAGCAGATGCTCGGCCGTGTCATCAGACTTGTTGACCTGCACACACAGTCCTGTCAGCTCCGCGCAGCCCGGGCCCTGGCTCgggggctgtgggtgccacCAGCCGGCTCGGTACCTTGCTGTAGAGGAAGCGCTGGAGCTCCAGCTCAGCTATGCCCAGCTGCCCGTCCTCCTCTGTCAGGCGCCAGCGTGCCTGGGCGAAATAGAATTCAGTCCGCCGTGCCACGCTCACGTCCTCCGGCTGCTTTCGCAGCTCCATCTTGTTGGCTCGCTGCAGCTGGAAGTCCTTGAAGCAcctgcagcagagagggaagtGCTGGGACGTGGGAGCCCTGGAGTAAGGGGGACACAATGCTGGGGAAGCCAGAGATGGCCCCTACCTGATCAGTATGTTCAGCTCCTCActctccagctgcaggtcaGCTTTCTcctggctcagctgctgctgcagcctgtggttgAGGTCGAGCAGGCTCTCATTTTTGCTGTCATCCTGCAGGGACTGAAGGACAGACAACCCTCAGCACCCTCGTGCCCAGAGCAGGGACCCTGGGGAGCCAGGTGCTGCCTGGATGCGGGCTCACCTTCACATTGGAGTACatctgcttctccagctgccGGATCTGGGCAACGTGCTGCCTCACGGCCTCTTGCAGGTGTAGGATACTGCTGCGCTGTTCCTCTGGGTTGCTGGAGATTTCCAGCTGGAAGCGCACCCGCTGTTTCTTCTCGCTGTGCTCCTGGACATGGGGATAGGGGAAGGTTAGGATTGCCCTGGGTGCAGTGAGTGACACGGTGACCTGAAGCCTTGTGGGTACCTTGCGTTTGGGCTCCACATGCAGCAGCAGGTTGTTAACTATGTCAAGGATCATGGCATACTGTGCGGGGTTGGTGGAGATCTCCAGGTCGTGATGGATCAGTGTGAACGTAtccacagctcctgcaggaacCAAGGGCAAGTGGGGCCTCAGCATGGCCAGAAATGGGATGTATGTGGGGCCCAGCCAGAGAtggagagggatggggaatgaTCCAAGCTGTTGTTGCACTGGCTCCAGCAGGCACAGCATGTCCAGCATCATCTGGTGCACTGCCACATGGCTGGGGACCCCCCTTCCTGTATGCAGCCCTCCGATCTCAGCAAAGCCGAGACAGACCATCCCTGGACTCAGCTGGCACCTGTGTGTCAGCCCAAAGCTCTACCCCCAAGACACACTGTCTGGATGTACCCACCTTCCTGCTTCTTCAGCAGGTCTTCCTTCTCCTGGTTGGCAGGAGTCTCGGGGGGCTTTATCTGCGTGGCCAGCTCGGGGTCGATGTCATGGCTGTAGCTAATATAGTACATGCGGCAGCTGCAGCGAGAGATGATCCTCTGTACCTGTTGGGTCTGCTGGGCTTCCGAGGGCTGGTTCCAGTCTAGGGACAGGCAGGGGGACCAGGGTCAGAGCACCACGTCCTGGCACATTGGGGACACCCCAGCACAAGGCTCAGAGCTTTGGCCAGCGCCTGGAGATGGCCGGGGATGAGCCAGGTGCTCTCAGCTTCACCAGCCTTGGGGTCCCACGCAAGCAGGACtggggcaggcacagcagccagctctgcaggcagtaCCTGTGGTGGTGCTGACCATGCCCCCCACCGCCTGTCCACTCTCCATCAGCTCCTGCACCGAGTCCAGGCTCCGTTGCCGATGCTCCTCAATATTTTTCACCTGGGGAGGCAAGGAGCCACTGCTGGCTGTCGCCGCTCTCCTTGCCTTGGCCAGGGCactggcagcactgcctgcctccCATGCAGCTCACCCATCAGAGCCCTCCCTGAGCTGCTCACCTCCAGCCAGAGCTGCCCGTGATCCCTCTCGGTGGGGCTGCTCTCTGTCGTGGCGAAGTACTGCATGCCATCCAGCAAGCAGGTCCACGATGTCTTCTGCTTCAGCGTGTCCCCGTACCAGGCTGGGtggtgctggcactgcagcagctgggccTTCGCGGCGGACACAATCACGCAGCCCTCTGTCTCTGCACCGCGCAGCACCATCTGCAGGGGGGAGAGACCCTGGGGGTCAGACGAGCCCCGGGGGCAGGCACGGCCCCTCtcacagcaaggctgtgggaAGCGTGGGGAGCAGTAGGCTCATACCTGGCAGTTGACCAGCTCGATGAGGCAGTTGCGGTTGTAGATGTCATCGGTTTGGCAGGCGGCGatgccacacagctgctcgctggCTCCCGACTCTTCCTCTGTGAAGACCACGAACTTGTCTGTCTCCTCAATGAGCTTCTGCAGCATGTAGGctcctggggaaggagaaagggtCAGTGTCATGCTGCGGAGGGCTGGCTGCGGGGGGCGACAGAGGGAAAACAGACATAGCTTTGGGCTGGCGTGCACATGGCTGGCTGTGGGTTCCCCcttgctgccctccctgctgtgctcaCCCCCCGAGGAGGCTCTCTCAGGACGGCCGCTGGTGATGGGAGCGGTCACTCTGGCAGGGATGGAGTGAGCAGAGAGCGGGCCTCGCTTTGGCTTCTTGGCTTGCAGCTGCGTGTCAATCTTCAGCCCCTTCAGAGCCTCGGTGGACAGGTTGCGCTTGAGCACGGCTGCTTTCTTGTAGCCATCGTAGAGGCCGAAGGCAATGTCCCGGTTAGTGGTGGTCCAGGACGCCCGCAGGTCCACCAAGTGCAGCTGGTGCGTGTGGAAACCATCGTCTCCATCCCgcaggggcagctcctgggcacAGAGGGTCAGAGCCTCAGCATGGCAaagccaccccctcccccagcccctgcccacagaCCTCAGGCACAGGGGTCgggagccctgcaggcagggtggggagcagagccctCAGCAGGGACCATACCAGGGATGCTGCGGGTGGAACAGGGCATCCCTTTGGCCAGACCCTCGGGAGATCGGAGGTCCTGCAGGTCTGTCTCCTCCCCAGCCAAATCCCCACCCACAGCACCCAAAGACCAAGGTCCCCTTGTCCCAAGGGGATGCCAtcaggctggcacaggctgccatGCCCGACACGTTTGCAGCAGTACCTCCTCAGCCGTGCGGTTGCTGTGCCGCTGGTAGGTGAGGGAGGACAGGCTCAGCAGATGGGTTTTCTTCACCAGGGTGTCGAGCCGGTGGTCGGCGTTCTCATCGCAAGTGGAGGCCATGAGGTGCACGGTGACCTGGCTCAGGTCGCTCACCATCTGTGTGATGCTCCACTCCGAGATGAGGCGTCGCATCACCGTGccggctgggggacagggagaggggTCAGCCGGGACCTGCGCAGCCTGcgagtgctgctggcagggtccCCACTCACCTTGTGGAATGAGCCGCTGGGTGCCACGAGTGAAGATGTGCCCTTGGCAGCACTCCACCTGGATCCCCCGCTGCTGGGCGAAGGAGGCCCAGTAATGCACCTGCGAGGGAGCAGACAGCGGGGGCTGAGAGCCCAGCGCGGGCAGAGCGGGGAGGTAACACcggacccccacccccaggaCTTGCCTGCAGCCGGGGGAAGAGCGCAGTATAAGACAGCTGCTTGTAATGCTGCCCCAGCTTCTTCTTACTGGGTCTCAAGTTGTTGAAGAGCTTCCCACGGCAGATGGGGCGCGTCACACTGGTCCACGTGGCCCAGAAGTTCTGCATCCAGCGGAGGGTGCTGCTGTAGAGCAGGATCCGGGGCTGGGAGTGTTCTGAGAATATACCTGCCGTCAGCCCGCACTGCGGGGCAGGGACACGGCAGCACCCAACCCAGGACTGAGAAGGATGACCAAAAGCAGCATGCCCCACCCTGTCCCCCTTGGCCCCAAGGGATCCCTGGGACATTGTCACCCACCCTCACTGGGCCGTGTCAGGTCCATCCGGATGGAGAGGTTGAGGTTCTCGGAGCGGAAGGCACGGTAGGAGTCGTACTGCTGCCCCACCGGCACCTCGGGCAGGAACTCAGGGGAGCGTAGCACCACGCCATGGTGGTCATGGGGGTTCCCGTGGCACAGCCACTGCAGGTCCAGCGTCATGCACAGGTCAGGCAGGTGCAGGAAGCAGCAGTCATCATACCTGAATGGGGAGAGAGACCCTGGTTACCCCCCAGCGCTGGTGGCAGCCCCCACGCTCCTGTGCCCACACTCACTTGGAGGCTGTCCGGACATTGATGTCCAGGTTGCCCTTGAAGACGAACTGCCCTGGCTTCCAGTGGAAGGAGAGGTGGTTCCACTCCCAGTGCATGTTCTCCGTGGTGTTGTAGGGGTCCTGCAAGGACAAGCATGGAAAGAAGCAGGTGTGGGCTGACCCCACGCCGCGTTCTGCTCCCTCCCCCAGTGGCACCCACCTCGGTGGCCAGCTGGTGCAGGTTGGCCTGTTCAATGTCCATGTGCCAGTCCCCGTGGAAGAGAAGGCGGCTCTTGTCCCACCAGGGCAATGGGGTGCTGGGGTCCTCTGAGGGCTTGGTGAGGAGATCCACGCACTGGCCGATCAGGGTCCAGGCTGGGTCCCAGCAGGGTCCCCACACGATGGTGTACTGGGAGATCTCAGCTGGGGACACAGAGGTTGGCTCAGCCCTTTGCACGTCCCACAAAGCCCCATCCCCACCCCGGCATAGAGCCCCCTCTGTCCCTCCAGCTCTTACAGTGAAAGTCGTGGTAGAACTTCAAGGGTGGCATGTTCCTCTCCACTGTCGCATCCCCCCAGGGCAGGCCCAGCTTTAGGACCTGGCAGCGCCGGGAGCAGGCCTGCCCGCACTGCTCGGCTCCGATCAGCCGGCCGGAGAGCTGCCAGTTCCGGATCTCAAAGAGGTAGCGAGGGTAGTCACGGATGCGCACTGCAGGGtggaggaagggctgagagaTGGGGCAGCCAAGGGACACTGCCCCGCTCCCCCACTCTGCTCCACAGCAGGAGCCGCTGTCCTGTCACATCTCTGCTCCCTTCCCGCTCCCTTGAACCTCCAAAAATCATTTTCTCTGCTTGGTTACGCATCACATGGTGCCGGCAGGTCCCTGTCCTGGGAGACCAGGCCACGCAGCTACCATGCCATCCTCCAAGGGCACTCTCACACAAAGCGACTCACCAAAGAAGCTGCCAACTCTGCCCTTCATCATGCGGCACCACTGGGTGACCATCTCCAGACCCTCGGGGGGGAACGGGCTGACACCATCTATGTCCCTCATCTGCTCCAACACACGTTCTGTGCCATGGAAGGACTCATCAGCCATGGCCACCAGCTCCAGGTGGGCCAGCGTCCAGGTGAGGAGGGCCCTCCGCATGGGCGTGTTGGCATACAGGCGCCGCGAGCGCTGGATGTAGATCTCGATGTTCTTCTTCTCCAGTGAGGCGTAGAGCTCCTCGATCTTgcgggcaggcagcagctcgCCATGCTGCTTGCGCAGCGCGGCCACCTTGGCATCCAGCAGCTGCAAACGCTTGGCGCTCTCCTTGCTTTCATCCTTCATCAGCTCGTAGTTGTCCCGTAACTTGACCTCGAAGACATCATCCAGGAAGACCCAGGAGAAGTGCGTCACTTTGAGCAGGAGGTCGGGGGGCAGCGCCGTGCTGGCAGGGCGCCCGCGCCGATGCAAGCCTTTCAGCCACTTCTGCACGCCCACGGCAGCATCTAGCGTGTGGGAGAAGTCGTACTGGTAGGGGAACTCGATGGTCACGCTGGCAAAGGAGAAAGCCCAGCCACGGTTGCGAAGGGTGCGCAGGGTGGGGAAGGCGCAGCGGTGCAAGATGACCTcttccagctctggcagcagcttcACTTCCACCTCCTTGAAGCTGAAGATGCTGTGTCCGTCAAAGCCAGCGGCCAGCTCGGGACAGTAGCCATGCAGGGCACCGCCGTGCCAGCTCACAGAGGTCCGTTCAGCTGCCAGGCTGATGTAGTTGGCCTCAGAGACAAAGGCTGTGAGCTtggcagagctcagctccaGTGACAGGGACAGGAGTCTTTTGGGGGGGGTCCCATCTGCCTGGAGGGGCCCCGGTGTCTCAGTAGGGGTGGCTGGGTGGGATACTGGGCTctctgggggcagggagggagatgtCCTGTGGCCGAGGGCGCTCTGCAAGGCTTCATGGCACTGCAGGGTGGCCAGGGTGTGATGGTACAAGTGCATGTGGTCAGGTGGGCtccacagcactgccagcccctCGCCGCACTGCACCTACAGCAGAGAGAGCAAGCAGGCACCAAGTCACTGCCAGGTCCAGCACAGCCTCACTCTCCTCTCCAGCGCCTTTTGGTGCCAGCCaatcctccccctgccccagccaccccagtCCCACCAGTCTAGGATAAAGCAGAGACAGGACACCCAAACCAACCTCCAGGGAGCGGATGCTGCTGTGGTACGTGACGGAGAGCATGGAGAGGTTGGCCACTGGGTTGGGGATGGCAGGAGCTTTGCAGCATGGCTGCATCTTCTCTGTGATGCTCTTCACCAAGGCCAACACCATGCCCTGGACGCTGACTGTGCAGCTCTCAGCACTCCCCAGGATGGTCAGCGTGTCCAGCCGCAGCTCCAGGGCACCTAGAGAGATGGCACGTCAGCGCTGGTGGCACACCACAACACACCAGGTTCCTCTGACCACAGGGCTGTTCTAGGACAGTCACCCGGGATCAGCCTGGATGCTACTTACCCACTAGGGCCGAGAGTGTGAAAAGGTTCACATCCTCC comes from Falco naumanni isolate bFalNau1 chromosome 1, bFalNau1.pat, whole genome shotgun sequence and encodes:
- the KIAA0100 gene encoding protein KIAA0100 homolog — translated: MPPPLPAALLCLVVVALLAGLLARWLACRLAVTWCRQKLHAELKIGSFGFFWAQDISLKFQQEQQTVEIDNVWISSKLSRELPRYFELCFGEVRIRTDLQKGPGFQPSIPEAPRDADGNESRTDLTLKPSLLRLLSQLFSIHMDSINIMVLHVATSESLWHIHASKTRLLLNGDGKSLTCEVSLTKVNSKVLRSSQLDDTCLAELALALSLSLEISSKRRLVGVRLRVRTLQAELHEGLFCSPLLRCVTAGAWRSSTEEQPRTGPGEPLKSLSLLSRDTLQLIPRRVEVKLENTSVVLSMNSQKRHLTWSLKLLQFLYQHEEEQIPLRNFTPTSDLDQMSVELQLEDGLLLSQSRQRIVCLNSLKTSVQVTAIDLSAAVLLNTCIIHYRHQEFSHWLGLLAQECRCRAVPVPSQGHKGRSYPQIIAPIILCASLSNVNVSVQLGDTPPFALGFNSISADYQHLRPQSVHQRAVLAVDHLCWRVGKDSHIQRAPHPPNMHVWGEALILDSFNLQGSYNQPLGMSSAQSDTLFLDCTIRGLQVESSDTCTECLARVLPLFCPRPHGAELAKQPPSASGEPWGLLWKVDLKVEDVNLFTLSALVGALELRLDTLTILGSAESCTVSVQGMVLALVKSITEKMQPCCKAPAIPNPVANLSMLSVTYHSSIRSLEVQCGEGLAVLWSPPDHMHLYHHTLATLQCHEALQSALGHRTSPSLPPESPVSHPATPTETPGPLQADGTPPKRLLSLSLELSSAKLTAFVSEANYISLAAERTSVSWHGGALHGYCPELAAGFDGHSIFSFKEVEVKLLPELEEVILHRCAFPTLRTLRNRGWAFSFASVTIEFPYQYDFSHTLDAAVGVQKWLKGLHRRGRPASTALPPDLLLKVTHFSWVFLDDVFEVKLRDNYELMKDESKESAKRLQLLDAKVAALRKQHGELLPARKIEELYASLEKKNIEIYIQRSRRLYANTPMRRALLTWTLAHLELVAMADESFHGTERVLEQMRDIDGVSPFPPEGLEMVTQWCRMMKGRVGSFFVRIRDYPRYLFEIRNWQLSGRLIGAEQCGQACSRRCQVLKLGLPWGDATVERNMPPLKFYHDFHSEISQYTIVWGPCWDPAWTLIGQCVDLLTKPSEDPSTPLPWWDKSRLLFHGDWHMDIEQANLHQLATEDPYNTTENMHWEWNHLSFHWKPGQFVFKGNLDINVRTASKYDDCCFLHLPDLCMTLDLQWLCHGNPHDHHGVVLRSPEFLPEVPVGQQYDSYRAFRSENLNLSIRMDLTRPSEEHSQPRILLYSSTLRWMQNFWATWTSVTRPICRGKLFNNLRPSKKKLGQHYKQLSYTALFPRLQVHYWASFAQQRGIQVECCQGHIFTRGTQRLIPQAGTVMRRLISEWSITQMVSDLSQVTVHLMASTCDENADHRLDTLVKKTHLLSLSSLTYQRHSNRTAEEELPLRDGDDGFHTHQLHLVDLRASWTTTNRDIAFGLYDGYKKAAVLKRNLSTEALKGLKIDTQLQAKKPKRGPLSAHSIPARVTAPITSGRPERASSGGAYMLQKLIEETDKFVVFTEEESGASEQLCGIAACQTDDIYNRNCLIELVNCQMVLRGAETEGCVIVSAAKAQLLQCQHHPAWYGDTLKQKTSWTCLLDGMQYFATTESSPTERDHGQLWLEVKNIEEHRQRSLDSVQELMESGQAVGGMVSTTTDWNQPSEAQQTQQVQRIISRCSCRMYYISYSHDIDPELATQIKPPETPANQEKEDLLKKQEGAVDTFTLIHHDLEISTNPAQYAMILDIVNNLLLHVEPKRKEHSEKKQRVRFQLEISSNPEEQRSSILHLQEAVRQHVAQIRQLEKQMYSNVKSLQDDSKNESLLDLNHRLQQQLSQEKADLQLESEELNILIRCFKDFQLQRANKMELRKQPEDVSVARRTEFYFAQARWRLTEEDGQLGIAELELQRFLYSKVNKSDDTAEHLLELGWVTMNNLLPNAVYKVVLRPQSSCQSGRQLALRIFSKVRPPVGGISIKEHFEVNVVPLTIQLTHQFFHRMMGFFFPGRNVEEEEVGDEEDKSKLVTTGIPVVKPRQLIVADDSLGPGKGVTQGLNRTSGVRRSFRKAPEHPVDDIDKMKERAAMNNSFIYIKIPQVPLCVSYKGEKNSVDWGDLNLVLPCLEYHNNTWTWLDFAMAVKRDSRKALVAQVIKEKLRLKPAAGAEARGKLENKSDGTIQQQEEDEKARLLIGLSVGEKNPSKKSIFGRRK